One segment of Trypanosoma brucei brucei TREU927 chromosome 8, complete sequence DNA contains the following:
- a CDS encoding thymidylate kinase, putative — MVAVNRKIVVFTDVEDKQVLEVIREVAGDAETIQLEKSFAYEFMWRGKHTPYRVGTPMCFITEKTVEDADVVFAVYSKRVPVLSLTTGGETTNLLQTISSLGIECKQNTSETWADAVRAFLPNNDSESAVIVFGGGDGAGKATQTEYMRKRLDKEGKAHASLDFPSDKHRYGKLIRKVLSGERGALHGLDPKLFSLLFSLNRFDTLPELRYWLTHGKKILLDRYYTSNFGHQASKLEESERSDFIRHLEQLELEWLKLPPPDVALYLDLPPAAALVAMQRDEKRESLDIHETAGLSYKENVRQTYVWCCQNQRNWVQIECCNDEGERYSREKVHEMIYNAVAKHI, encoded by the coding sequence ATGGTGGCCGTGAACCGAAAAATTGTAGTTTTCACGGATGTTGAGGACAAACAAGTCCTTGAGGTGATCAGAGAGGTAGCGGGTGATGCGGAAACTATACAGCTCGAAAAGTCTTTCGCTTACGAATTTATGTGGCGAGGGAAACACACGCCTTACAGGGTTGGTACCCCCATGTGTTTTATTACTGAAAAGACAGTGGAGGATGCAGATGTCGTATTTGCTGTTTATTCAAAGCGTGTTCCCGTACTTTCGCTTACCACTGGTGGCGAAACCACTAACTTACTTCAGACGATTTCCTCCCTCGGTATCGAGTGCAAACAAAATACTTCAGAGACATGGGCCGATGCTGTAAGAGCATTCTTGCCCAACAATGACTCAGAAAGTGCCGTAATTGTTTTTGGGGGTGGAGACGGTGCCGGGAAGGCCACCCAAACGGAGTACATGCGGAAACGGCTGgataaggaaggaaaggctCACGCTAGTCTTGACTTCCCATCGGACAAACATCGATATGGGAAGCTCATTCGCAAAGTCCTATCAGGTGAAAGAGGCGCTTTACACGGTTTGGATCCTAAACTGTTcagtttgcttttttccttgAATCGCTTTGACACTCTCCCGGAACTCAGGTACTGGTTGACACACGGGAAGAAGATTCTCCTCGACCGTTACTACACGTCCAACTTTGGTCACCAGGCCTCTAAGCTTGAGGAAAGTGAAAGGAGTGACTTCATCAGACACCTTGAGCAATTGGAATTGGAATGGCTTAAGCTTCCTCCCCCGGATGTCGCTCTTTATCTTGATTTGCCACCCGCAGCCGCGCTAGTGGCGATGCAAAGGGATGAGAAGCGTGAGTCGCTGGACATTCATGAGACGGCTGGCCTCTCCTACAAGGAAAATGTCAGGCAAACTTACGTTTGGTGCTGTCAGAACCAAAGGAATTGGGTTCAAATAGAATGTTGTAACGACGAGGGCGAACGCTATAGTCGTGAGAAAGTACACGAGATGATATACAATGCCGTCGCAAAACATATTTAA